A stretch of the Dechloromonas sp. TW-R-39-2 genome encodes the following:
- a CDS encoding sodium:solute symporter family protein has protein sequence MTRLQRYYLSYTGGFLLFIGVLAVLEQHGMPPRWIGYAFLFFTIFLYAAIGIMSRTSDVSEYYVAGRRVPAFFNGMATGADWMSAASFMGLAGTLYLSGHQGLAFVIGWTGGFVLVALLLAPYLRRFGEYTIPDFLGARYGGNAIRLVAVGAAILASFVYVVAQIYGVGVITSRFVSLQFEIGVFLGLAGILVCSFLGGMKAVTWTQVAQYVILIIAYITPVAILSYNVTGNPVPQLVYGQVLQEVTRLEHRLFNTPAEIEVRNLYRERADLYAQKIMQLPQSLTLEREKFSAEINRLKASDAQMKDIVAVERLRRDLPHDPDQARSQWENAMFSAVDRGKMPTHHAEAFPGESDAEQMAMRLNFMALIFCLTIGTAALPHILMRYYTTPTVRQARESVFWSLLFILLLYITAPAYAVFAKFEVFSHLAEIPLTKLPGWVAAWSKVGLVNIEDINGDGILQLAELSMNPDVIVLATPEIAGMPYVVSGLVAAGALAAALSTADGLLLTITGALSHDVYYRIVRPDASTQLRLVISKSLLLVVAVLAATVAAQKPGTIVSMVAWAFSIAGSAFFPALVLGIFWKGASRIGALAGMVLGTLLTLYYIVRVEFNEIPWLGISNLHMEPWLYIQSTSAGVFGVIAGFITIILVSLLTPSGDSASAFLKGIRRTEQRSGR, from the coding sequence ATGACCCGGTTGCAACGTTACTACCTGAGTTACACAGGGGGTTTCCTGTTGTTTATCGGCGTGCTGGCCGTGCTTGAGCAGCACGGCATGCCACCGCGCTGGATCGGCTACGCCTTCCTGTTTTTCACCATCTTTCTCTATGCCGCCATCGGCATCATGAGCCGCACATCGGATGTTTCCGAGTATTACGTCGCGGGTCGCCGGGTGCCGGCTTTTTTCAATGGCATGGCAACGGGGGCCGACTGGATGAGCGCGGCCTCGTTCATGGGGCTGGCGGGTACCCTTTATCTGTCGGGACACCAGGGGCTGGCCTTCGTGATCGGCTGGACCGGCGGATTCGTGCTGGTTGCCTTGTTGCTGGCGCCGTATTTGCGACGTTTTGGCGAATACACCATTCCCGATTTTCTCGGGGCTCGCTACGGCGGCAATGCAATTCGCCTCGTCGCCGTGGGCGCGGCTATCCTGGCCTCCTTTGTGTACGTCGTAGCGCAGATTTATGGGGTCGGGGTAATCACCAGCCGGTTTGTCAGTCTGCAATTCGAAATCGGGGTTTTCCTCGGCCTGGCCGGCATCCTGGTTTGTTCGTTTCTGGGTGGCATGAAGGCGGTGACCTGGACGCAAGTCGCCCAGTACGTCATTTTGATCATCGCTTACATTACCCCGGTAGCCATCCTTTCCTACAACGTCACCGGCAACCCGGTGCCGCAACTGGTTTACGGACAAGTGCTGCAGGAGGTTACCCGCCTTGAACATCGCCTGTTCAATACGCCGGCGGAAATCGAGGTGCGCAACCTTTATCGCGAACGGGCCGATCTCTACGCCCAAAAGATCATGCAATTGCCGCAATCATTGACGCTTGAACGGGAGAAGTTCTCGGCCGAGATCAATCGTCTGAAAGCCAGCGATGCGCAGATGAAGGATATCGTCGCGGTCGAGCGCCTGCGCCGCGATTTGCCGCATGACCCGGATCAGGCGCGTTCGCAGTGGGAAAATGCGATGTTTTCGGCCGTCGACCGCGGCAAGATGCCGACGCATCATGCCGAGGCTTTTCCGGGGGAAAGTGATGCCGAACAGATGGCCATGCGGCTCAATTTCATGGCCCTCATCTTTTGCCTGACAATCGGCACGGCGGCCTTGCCCCATATCCTGATGCGCTATTACACGACGCCAACCGTGCGGCAAGCGCGCGAGTCTGTTTTCTGGTCGCTCCTCTTTATCTTGCTGCTTTACATTACCGCCCCGGCTTACGCCGTTTTCGCCAAGTTCGAAGTGTTCAGCCATCTGGCCGAAATTCCGCTGACCAAGTTGCCCGGCTGGGTTGCGGCCTGGAGCAAGGTCGGCCTGGTCAACATCGAAGATATCAACGGCGACGGCATTCTCCAGTTGGCAGAACTGTCGATGAATCCCGATGTGATCGTACTGGCCACCCCGGAAATTGCCGGCATGCCTTACGTGGTATCGGGTCTGGTTGCCGCCGGTGCGCTGGCCGCTGCCTTGTCGACGGCCGATGGCTTGCTGCTGACCATTACCGGCGCACTGTCGCACGACGTCTATTACCGCATCGTTCGGCCGGATGCTTCGACCCAGTTGCGTCTGGTCATCTCGAAGTCATTGCTGCTCGTTGTGGCTGTGCTGGCCGCAACGGTTGCGGCGCAAAAACCCGGAACGATCGTCTCGATGGTTGCCTGGGCGTTCTCGATTGCCGGGTCGGCATTTTTCCCCGCGCTCGTGCTCGGTATTTTCTGGAAAGGGGCAAGTCGGATCGGCGCCCTGGCCGGGATGGTGCTCGGTACCTTGTTGACGCTTTACTACATCGTTCGGGTTGAATTCAACGAAATTCCCTGGTTGGGGATTTCCAATCTGCACATGGAGCCGTGGCTGTATATCCAGTCAACCTCGGCCGGTGTTTTTGGCGTCATCGCCGGATTCATCACCATCATTCTGGTCAGTTTGCTGACCCCGTCAGGCGATAGCGCTTCCGCTTTCCTCAAGGGAATTCGGCGTACCGAACAGAGGAGTGGGCGTTGA
- a CDS encoding DUF294 nucleotidyltransferase-like domain-containing protein: protein MAVGQVEANLRQEGRRRVAGNTLAFLKNHAPFSKMGSAALQLFADQAQLAFYPAGSEIVGPDAGNVRYFYLIESGQVQARQAGEVTVTEYSILSLQAGESFPIGAVTAGRPSTNTYTALEDTFCYQLPAEFFMQLMQTSPEFNLFCTRYIASLLDQSRQQLQLQFAQRANEQQTLNSPLAGIGSRSPITVPPDTALRTALETMSQAGIGSLVIADADSKPVGVFTRTDLLDRVVLANVPLEAPISQVMSVTPFMLEEHATAYDAMLAMATHGIRHVLVTDAEGKLTGVVSERDLFALQRVGLRQIRQSIDGAPDVTSLQQSAADVRQLAFNMLAQGVGAEQLTQFISALNDALTRRVIQLNLGNHNFDGIEWAWLAFGSEGRDEQTFSTDQDNGIVFDPPDADAVDALKQRFLAFARDVNNDLDRCGFPLCKGNIMASNPQWCLSLNEWKAQFSDWVRMPHPDALLNATIFFDFRPLYGQSALAESMRVHLLVQTASSPMFLRAMAKNALDVEPPLGKLRDFLTDLEPGQPGKIDLKKYGSRIFVDVARIYALAAGVHNTNSIQRLRLASKRLSIRDDEINAVLEGLDFIQLLRLQHQYLEGEPGTQGDNLINPDSLNELDRRILKESFRQARKLQTRLKLDYQVN from the coding sequence GTGGCCGTTGGCCAGGTGGAAGCCAATTTGCGTCAGGAAGGACGCCGTCGCGTCGCCGGGAATACCCTGGCTTTCCTCAAGAATCATGCGCCATTCAGCAAAATGGGCAGCGCCGCGCTGCAATTGTTTGCCGATCAGGCGCAACTGGCGTTTTATCCGGCAGGCAGCGAGATTGTCGGCCCGGATGCCGGTAATGTCCGTTACTTTTACCTGATCGAGTCCGGTCAGGTGCAGGCCCGCCAGGCCGGTGAGGTGACCGTTACGGAATATTCCATTCTCAGCCTGCAAGCCGGGGAAAGTTTTCCGATCGGTGCGGTGACGGCAGGGCGCCCCTCGACCAATACCTACACCGCGCTGGAAGACACTTTCTGCTACCAGTTGCCGGCTGAGTTCTTCATGCAATTGATGCAGACCAGCCCTGAGTTCAACCTGTTCTGCACGCGTTACATCGCCAGCTTGCTCGACCAGTCGCGCCAGCAGTTGCAACTGCAGTTTGCCCAGCGGGCCAACGAGCAACAAACGCTTAACTCGCCGCTGGCCGGCATTGGTTCACGTTCGCCGATTACCGTACCGCCCGATACGGCCTTGCGTACTGCGCTGGAGACGATGTCGCAGGCTGGTATCGGTTCCTTGGTGATCGCCGATGCGGACAGCAAGCCGGTCGGTGTGTTTACCCGCACAGATCTGCTCGACCGTGTCGTGCTGGCCAATGTGCCGCTCGAAGCACCGATCAGCCAGGTCATGTCGGTCACGCCATTCATGCTTGAAGAACATGCCACGGCCTACGATGCCATGCTGGCCATGGCAACGCACGGGATTCGCCATGTGCTGGTGACGGATGCCGAAGGCAAGCTGACCGGCGTTGTTTCCGAGCGTGATCTCTTTGCGCTGCAACGCGTCGGTCTGCGCCAGATTCGCCAGTCGATCGATGGTGCGCCCGACGTTACAAGCTTGCAGCAATCCGCCGCCGATGTGCGTCAGTTGGCGTTCAACATGCTGGCGCAGGGTGTGGGTGCCGAGCAATTGACCCAATTCATTTCGGCGCTCAACGATGCGCTGACCCGCCGCGTCATCCAGCTCAATCTTGGCAACCATAATTTCGATGGTATCGAATGGGCCTGGCTGGCGTTTGGTTCCGAAGGGCGTGACGAGCAAACTTTCAGCACCGACCAGGATAACGGCATCGTTTTCGATCCGCCCGATGCTGACGCGGTCGACGCACTGAAACAGCGTTTTCTGGCGTTCGCCCGGGATGTGAACAACGACCTTGATCGCTGTGGTTTCCCGCTGTGCAAGGGCAACATCATGGCCAGCAACCCGCAATGGTGTCTGTCGCTCAACGAATGGAAGGCGCAGTTCAGCGACTGGGTGCGCATGCCGCATCCGGACGCCTTGCTGAATGCGACGATCTTTTTCGATTTCCGGCCGCTCTACGGCCAGAGTGCGCTGGCCGAATCGATGCGCGTGCACTTGCTGGTCCAGACCGCAAGCAGCCCGATGTTCCTGCGTGCGATGGCCAAGAATGCACTCGATGTCGAGCCGCCGCTCGGCAAGTTGCGTGATTTCCTGACTGATCTGGAGCCGGGGCAGCCGGGCAAGATCGATCTGAAGAAATACGGTTCGCGGATCTTTGTCGATGTCGCCCGGATTTACGCACTGGCCGCCGGCGTGCACAACACCAATTCGATTCAGCGTCTGCGCCTGGCTTCCAAGCGCCTGTCGATTCGTGACGATGAGATCAATGCCGTGCTTGAAGGCCTCGACTTCATCCAGTTGCTGCGCCTGCAGCACCAGTATCTCGAAGGCGAGCCGGGTACCCAGGGCGATAACCTGATCAATCCGGATAGCTTGAACGAGCTGGATCGACGCATCCTCAAGGAATCTTTCCGCCAGGCTCGCAAGCTTCAGACGCGCTTGAAACTCGATTACCAGGTGAATTGA
- a CDS encoding diguanylate cyclase domain-containing protein — MPTKKQLIDIIKIQTEIVKLGLDVGQVMSLVVDKTAKLLGVDGAAVELVDGEEMVYEAAAGIAAPQIGLRLKRNASISGLCIEKQSPLICNDSETDSRVNRDACRQVGLRSLLVIPLIHCGEAVGVLKAMSAKRNSFSEEDVVLLGLLAELIAASMYFAALYDENELFHKATHDSMTGLANRGLFIDHLRNAIARSRRDGHASGVLMIDMNSLKKINDQHGHRSGDAVLIEFAKRIQSCARTSDTVARLGGDEFGVVLTSVESEEKLDMAIGRFYHEIKKEPFEFNGQQYDLSASIGAAYIPKEGNDALELLELADQRMYSVKQKHHANSLNR; from the coding sequence ATGCCAACCAAAAAACAACTCATTGATATCATTAAAATCCAGACCGAAATTGTGAAATTGGGGCTGGATGTCGGACAAGTCATGTCGCTGGTCGTTGATAAAACGGCCAAACTGCTCGGTGTCGACGGCGCCGCCGTTGAGCTGGTCGATGGCGAGGAAATGGTCTATGAAGCCGCAGCGGGCATTGCTGCCCCGCAGATAGGCTTGCGCCTGAAACGCAACGCAAGCATCTCCGGGCTCTGTATCGAGAAGCAAAGCCCACTGATTTGCAACGATTCAGAAACCGACTCCAGAGTTAACCGTGATGCCTGCAGACAGGTCGGATTACGCTCTTTACTGGTGATTCCGCTGATTCACTGTGGCGAAGCAGTCGGTGTCCTGAAAGCAATGTCCGCCAAGCGCAACAGTTTTTCCGAAGAGGATGTGGTCTTGCTCGGACTGTTGGCCGAATTGATTGCCGCATCGATGTACTTTGCTGCCTTGTACGATGAAAACGAGCTATTTCACAAGGCCACGCACGATTCAATGACTGGCCTGGCAAATCGCGGCCTGTTCATCGATCATCTGCGCAACGCCATTGCTCGCAGCAGACGGGACGGACACGCCTCCGGTGTTCTGATGATTGACATGAACTCGCTCAAGAAAATCAATGACCAGCACGGCCACCGATCCGGAGACGCCGTCCTGATCGAATTTGCAAAACGCATCCAATCCTGCGCCCGCACCTCCGATACCGTGGCACGACTGGGCGGCGACGAATTTGGTGTCGTATTGACATCAGTGGAGTCTGAAGAAAAACTAGATATGGCGATCGGGCGGTTTTATCACGAGATCAAAAAAGAGCCCTTCGAGTTCAACGGGCAGCAATACGACCTGAGTGCCAGCATCGGAGCTGCCTATATCCCCAAGGAAGGAAACGACGCACTGGAACTGCTTGAACTGGCCGACCAGCGCATGTACTCGGTCAAACAGAAGCACCATGCAAACTCGTTGAATCGGTAA
- a CDS encoding HU family DNA-binding protein, translating into MNKTELIDQIAASADISKAAAGRALDATVEAVKAALKAGDTVSLIGFGTFYVGERAARTGRNPRTGKTLEIKAAKSPKFRAGKGLKDAIN; encoded by the coding sequence ATGAACAAGACTGAACTGATCGATCAAATCGCTGCATCCGCTGACATTTCCAAGGCTGCTGCCGGCCGCGCGCTCGACGCTACCGTCGAAGCCGTCAAGGCTGCCCTGAAGGCCGGCGACACCGTCAGCCTGATTGGCTTCGGTACGTTCTACGTCGGCGAACGCGCCGCCCGCACCGGTCGCAACCCGCGCACCGGCAAGACCCTTGAAATCAAGGCCGCCAAGTCGCCGAAATTCCGCGCTGGCAAGGGTCTGAAAGACGCCATCAACTAA
- a CDS encoding DUF4212 domain-containing protein: MKHPDEAYWLKTRRLTFALLFVWIVVTFGASWFARELNEFSLFGFPLGFYMGAQGVIFIYLLIIWFYNRQMRRLEREFGIDDE; the protein is encoded by the coding sequence TTGAAGCATCCCGATGAGGCTTACTGGCTCAAGACACGACGCCTGACATTCGCTTTGCTGTTTGTCTGGATTGTTGTTACGTTCGGCGCCAGCTGGTTTGCCCGGGAGCTCAACGAGTTTTCCCTGTTCGGTTTCCCTCTGGGCTTCTATATGGGGGCGCAAGGGGTGATTTTCATCTACCTCCTGATCATCTGGTTCTACAACCGCCAGATGCGTCGCCTGGAGCGCGAATTCGGGATTGATGACGAATAG
- a CDS encoding RNA methyltransferase, translated as MNPELLLSRIRVVLCRPSHPGNIGAAARAMKTMGLSNLYLVAPKQFPDPEADTRATGAVDVLQAAKITETLSEALVGTVFAVALSARQRDLGPSIGAPRETVARLLQEAGEGDVALVFGNETMGLTNDEIFHCQAAVTIPTNPDFSSLNLGSAVQVLCYECRMSAFAEKPPVVAQGVTPFTSPVATNDEVEGFFGHLESVMITTGFYNPLQPGRLMPKIRRLFGRVRLEKDEVNILRGVLASTQVKTGYGRKE; from the coding sequence ATGAACCCCGAACTGCTGCTTTCGCGTATCAGAGTCGTGCTGTGTCGCCCGAGTCACCCTGGCAATATCGGCGCTGCAGCCCGCGCCATGAAAACAATGGGGCTTTCGAATTTGTATCTGGTGGCACCAAAGCAGTTTCCTGATCCAGAGGCCGATACTCGGGCCACTGGCGCGGTCGACGTCCTGCAGGCCGCCAAAATCACCGAAACCCTGAGCGAGGCTCTGGTCGGAACCGTCTTCGCCGTGGCGCTGTCGGCTCGCCAGCGCGATTTGGGGCCGAGTATCGGGGCGCCGCGTGAAACGGTTGCACGTTTGCTGCAGGAGGCTGGTGAGGGCGATGTCGCGCTGGTCTTTGGCAATGAAACGATGGGTCTGACCAACGATGAAATATTTCACTGCCAGGCTGCCGTGACCATTCCGACCAATCCGGATTTCAGTTCGCTGAATCTGGGATCTGCCGTTCAAGTACTTTGTTATGAGTGCCGGATGAGTGCTTTTGCCGAGAAACCACCCGTTGTCGCCCAGGGCGTTACGCCTTTTACCTCGCCGGTTGCAACCAACGATGAGGTCGAGGGGTTTTTCGGCCATCTTGAATCAGTCATGATCACTACGGGTTTCTACAATCCTTTGCAGCCCGGGCGACTGATGCCAAAAATTCGTCGCTTGTTTGGACGAGTCCGTCTTGAAAAGGATGAGGTCAATATTTTGCGGGGTGTGCTGGCTTCGACTCAGGTCAAGACAGGCTACGGGCGCAAGGAGTAA
- a CDS encoding inositol monophosphatase family protein produces the protein MHPALNIAVKAARRAGQIINRASNDLDLLKVTAKQPNDFVTEVDKAAEAAIIEILQEAYPSYGILAEESGQSAGKGGDESEYQWIIDPLDGTTNFIHGLPQYAVSIALAKGNTVEQAVVFDPNRNELFTASKGAGAFLNERRIRVSKRLKLQDALIGTGFPYRSFEHIDTYIAIFKDLCQKTAGQRRPGAASLDLANVACGRYDGFWEFGLSPWDMAAGALLISEAGGLVSDLRGDANYLDTGNLIAGTPKVFAPLLNLIQEKLPASVRG, from the coding sequence ATGCATCCAGCCCTTAATATTGCCGTCAAGGCCGCGCGTCGCGCCGGCCAGATCATCAACCGCGCTTCCAATGACCTGGATTTACTCAAGGTCACAGCCAAGCAGCCAAACGATTTCGTCACCGAAGTCGACAAGGCTGCGGAAGCTGCGATCATCGAAATCCTGCAGGAAGCCTATCCGAGCTACGGCATTCTAGCAGAGGAGTCCGGCCAGTCTGCCGGCAAGGGCGGCGATGAATCGGAATACCAGTGGATCATCGATCCGCTTGATGGCACAACCAACTTTATCCATGGTTTGCCGCAATACGCGGTTTCAATTGCCCTGGCCAAAGGCAACACTGTTGAACAAGCCGTTGTTTTCGATCCGAACCGCAATGAACTGTTTACGGCCAGCAAGGGCGCTGGCGCCTTCCTCAATGAGCGCCGGATTCGTGTTTCGAAGCGGCTCAAGCTCCAGGATGCACTGATCGGCACAGGTTTCCCCTACCGTTCATTCGAGCACATCGACACCTACATCGCCATCTTCAAGGATCTTTGCCAAAAAACAGCCGGCCAGCGCCGTCCGGGCGCAGCATCGCTCGACCTGGCCAACGTCGCCTGCGGCCGCTACGATGGCTTCTGGGAATTCGGCCTGTCTCCCTGGGACATGGCTGCCGGCGCACTGCTCATCTCCGAAGCTGGCGGTTTGGTCAGCGACCTGCGGGGCGACGCCAACTATCTGGACACAGGCAACCTTATTGCTGGCACGCCGAAAGTATTCGCCCCCCTGCTTAATCTGATCCAGGAAAAACTGCCAGCCTCTGTGCGCGGCTGA
- a CDS encoding PolC-type DNA polymerase III, whose protein sequence is MISLKKFLFKAGSLEHLPGDVRLSLEKWRASKPPELDEVHFHTRYIVIDIVTSGTKPESDRLLSIAATCVRQGVIVPEDSLFIDLTSLEQHQAATEEGLEQGAAVDRQLMAFLQFAAKAPLVTYHVSYVGGFLQQLFKERLGVDFQPQWVDMAWLLPAMFAEKSHSIMPLDQWLDAFGFASGVGRRDAMDNTLMLARLFQMLLVRAADKDVDTALRLVEESRASSFLRRTH, encoded by the coding sequence ATGATCAGCCTCAAGAAATTTCTTTTCAAGGCCGGTTCGCTCGAACATTTACCGGGAGATGTTCGTCTTTCGCTTGAAAAGTGGCGAGCCAGCAAGCCGCCCGAACTCGACGAGGTGCATTTTCATACGCGCTATATCGTCATCGATATCGTGACCAGCGGCACCAAACCGGAAAGCGACCGGCTCCTGAGCATTGCGGCCACCTGCGTGCGGCAGGGCGTGATCGTGCCGGAGGATTCCTTGTTTATCGATCTGACCAGCCTGGAGCAGCATCAGGCGGCTACGGAAGAGGGGCTGGAGCAGGGTGCTGCGGTCGACCGGCAGTTGATGGCTTTTTTGCAATTTGCCGCCAAGGCGCCGCTGGTCACTTATCACGTTTCCTACGTCGGCGGTTTCCTGCAGCAGTTGTTCAAGGAGCGCCTGGGCGTCGATTTTCAGCCGCAATGGGTCGATATGGCCTGGTTGCTGCCGGCCATGTTTGCCGAAAAGAGCCACAGCATCATGCCGCTCGACCAGTGGCTGGATGCTTTCGGCTTTGCCTCCGGGGTCGGACGGCGCGATGCGATGGACAACACCTTGATGCTGGCGCGTCTCTTCCAGATGCTGCTTGTTCGGGCGGCGGACAAGGATGTCGACACGGCGTTGCGCCTGGTCGAAGAGTCGCGCGCCAGCAGTTTCCTGCGTCGTACCCATTAG
- a CDS encoding HDOD domain-containing protein codes for MLNISNCEDQDKTGAALKAQRFQMLEDIAAELGGEVIFPTHFDAVLRLRKVLQDPNQTIGSIAAVVSLEPLISAKLLHLANSVALNPEGREVFDIKSAIARLGINTVRTAAMSIVMHQLLRAKGMAEFTEITRLLWDHSIQTAAAARIIARHTTKLNPDEAMLAGLIHDLGAFYMLYRATQYEELRHRPESVKYLIIQWHESIGVSLLNALGIPQEIVLATEDHDQVRPLPCPIRTLTDVLYVANMLAGGHFEWLMQEQAEDSPELILLRETYGHLQPEIDALAAEMRSGIA; via the coding sequence ATGCTAAATATCTCAAACTGCGAAGATCAAGATAAGACGGGTGCAGCACTGAAAGCACAGCGCTTCCAGATGCTTGAAGATATTGCCGCCGAACTGGGTGGGGAAGTCATTTTTCCAACACACTTTGATGCTGTGCTCCGTTTGCGCAAGGTCCTGCAAGACCCCAATCAAACGATTGGCAGCATCGCAGCCGTTGTCTCCCTGGAACCACTGATCAGCGCCAAACTTCTGCATCTGGCCAACTCGGTGGCACTGAATCCGGAAGGTCGGGAAGTATTTGACATCAAGTCAGCCATTGCGCGACTTGGCATAAACACAGTCAGAACAGCGGCCATGTCGATCGTCATGCACCAGTTGTTACGAGCCAAGGGGATGGCCGAGTTCACGGAAATCACTCGCCTGCTCTGGGATCACTCGATTCAGACTGCGGCGGCGGCTCGCATCATTGCCCGCCACACGACAAAACTGAATCCTGACGAGGCCATGCTGGCAGGCCTGATACATGACCTGGGTGCGTTTTACATGCTGTACCGGGCAACTCAATATGAAGAATTGCGTCACCGCCCGGAAAGTGTCAAATACCTGATCATCCAGTGGCATGAAAGCATTGGCGTATCGCTACTCAATGCCCTGGGCATTCCACAGGAAATTGTCCTGGCGACAGAAGACCACGACCAGGTTCGCCCTCTCCCCTGCCCCATCCGCACACTGACTGACGTACTCTACGTTGCCAATATGCTGGCTGGTGGCCACTTTGAATGGTTGATGCAGGAGCAGGCAGAGGACAGCCCGGAACTCATCCTCCTGCGTGAGACATACGGCCACCTTCAGCCGGAAATTGATGCCCTGGCGGCTGAAATGCGCTCGGGAATAGCCTGA
- a CDS encoding cytochrome c: MRHKNIVMFVLALLFVAACGEPEDNRPGKPVASRRAAFAKMLRAFEPMGVKLRKGQYDVAQFSAHAKELVAVRDLPWQHFGPDTNYPPSHAKGRVWAEPALFETKRQAFFEASDRLLKATDGGDVKLVTQAYESVHETCRDCHKAFKD, translated from the coding sequence ATGCGCCATAAAAATATTGTGATGTTTGTACTGGCTCTGCTGTTCGTCGCAGCGTGTGGCGAGCCGGAAGATAACCGTCCCGGTAAACCGGTGGCGAGCAGGCGGGCTGCTTTTGCAAAAATGCTGCGTGCTTTCGAACCGATGGGGGTCAAGTTGCGCAAGGGGCAATATGACGTTGCCCAGTTTTCTGCTCATGCCAAGGAGTTGGTCGCAGTGAGGGATCTGCCATGGCAGCATTTCGGCCCCGATACCAATTATCCGCCGAGTCATGCGAAGGGTCGCGTCTGGGCTGAACCGGCATTGTTCGAGACCAAGCGCCAGGCTTTTTTTGAGGCATCGGATCGACTGCTAAAAGCGACCGATGGCGGTGATGTGAAATTGGTGACCCAGGCTTACGAGTCTGTGCACGAAACCTGTCGCGATTGCCACAAGGCATTCAAGGACTGA